The genomic DNA ATTTGTCTTTCAAGCCGTCCATCGCTACGGGCTGGCCGTCCTGGTCGGTCATTTTCACGTCCGGCAGGTTGCGGCTCTGGGGCAGCAGGATGATGCCGGCATCGATCAGCGCGGTCGGGTCGCCCTGGCCTTTGCCGGACAGCACTTTGTTGATGGTCAGGCCGAGGATCAGCGCGATCACGGCCACGAGAATGAAGACGGTTTTCTGGGTTCGAGTCATAGGCTCAACAGTAAGTAATGATCTACAAGCAGGGCGATGAACAGCAGGAACAAGTACCAGATAGAGTACTTGAACGTGTTGATCGCCGCGTGCGGCCGACTGCCACGGTACAACACCACGGCCCATTGCAGGAACCTGGCACCGAGCACCAGCGCGCACACCAGGTAGAGCATCCCGCTCATGTGGATCACGAACGGCATCAGGCTCACCGCCAGCAGCACCAGGGTGTAGAGCAGGATATGGATCTTGGTGTAGTGCTCGCCGTGGGTCACCGGCAGCATGGGGATGTCGGCCTTGGCGTATTCCTCTTTGCGGTGAATCGCCAGCGCCCAGAAGTGTGGCGGGGTCCAGGCGAAGATGATCAGCACCAGCAGCAGCGGTTCGGCGCTGACATGACCGGTGGCAGCCACCCAGCCCAGCAGCGGTGGCGCCGCGCCGGCCAGGCCGCCGATGACGATGTTTTGCGGCGTTGCCCGTTTCAGGAAACCGGTGTAGACCACCGCATAGCCCAGCAACGAGGCCAGGGTCAGCCAGGCGGTCAGCGGGTTGGTGAAGGCCAGCAGCAAGGCTTGGCCGGCCACGGCCAGCGCCAAGGCGAAGGTCAGGGCGGCGGCCGGCGAGACCCTGCCCTCGGCCAACGGCCGCTTGTGGGTGCGGGCCATGACCGCGTCGATGCGGCGGTCCACCACATGGTTGACCGCCGCCGCGCCGCCGGCACACAGGGCGATGCCCAGGTTACCGAACACCAGGACCGTCCACGGCACGCCGGCACGGGTGGCGAGGAACATGCCTACCAGGGAGGTGATCAGCATCAGCACCACCACTTTCGGCTTGGTCAGCTCCAGATAGTCGCGCCAGATCGCCTGGTTGTGGCGTTCACCGGTCAAGGTTGCCATGGCATCTCTCCTTTTATTGTTATGGGGCTGACGCTGTGTTTATGCGGGTTGAACCGCCAGCGCAGCGGGACCTGATGCTTGACCCGGACCAGGCTGGTCCGGGCGTGATAGTTGACCAATACCAGGGTCAGCAGTAACGCGGCGCCCCCGGCGTTGTGGGCGACGGCCACCGGCAACGGCAGGTGGAACAGCACGTTGCTGATGCCCAAGGTGATCTGCGCCGCCAGGGCAGTCAGCACCAGCCCGGCCAGCCGGGTCATGCCGACGGTCTTCAATTGCCAGGCCAGCCCCAGCAGCACCACGGTCACCAGCAAGGCGCCGATGCGGTGGGTCAGGTGGATGGCGGTGCGGGCGTCGCTGTCCAGTTGCCCGCCCAGGTAGTTGGGGCCGATGTGCTGGGTCAGATGGAAGCCGTTGGCAAAATCGGCGGGTGGCAGCCATTGGCCGTGGCAGGTGGGGAAGTCGATGCAGGCCACCGCCGCGTAATTGGAGCTGACCCAGCCGCCCAGGGCGATCTGGCCGATCACCAGCAGCAGCCCGGCCGTGGCCCAGTGTTGCAGGCGCTTGGGCACGGTCAGCGCCGGCAGCACGCCGGACAATCTCAAGGTCAGCAGAAACAGCAGGCTCAAGGTCGCGAACCCACCCAGCAAATGCCCGGTGACCACCTGCGGCCAGAGCTTGAGGGTCACGGTCCACATGCCGAACGCCGCTTGCGCGAAGACCACGGCCAGTAGGAACAGCGGCAGTTTCAACGGCAGGCCGGGGTGGCGACGGTTCATCCAGGCCCGGGCGGCCAGTACGGTAATCATTAGCCCCAGGGCGCCGGCGAAGTAGCGGTGGACCATCTCGTTCCAGCCTTTGTGGGCCTCCACCGGGGCGTCGGGGAAGTGCAGTTCGGCATGGGCCAGTTGGGCTTCGCTCTTGGGCACGCTGATGAACCCGTAGCAACCGGGCCAGTCCGGGCAACCGAGGCCGGCGTGGGTGAGCCGGGTGTAGGCGCCCAGCAGGACGACGATCAATGCCAGCAACGTGGCAAACAGCGCGAGGCGAAATCCAGGTTTGGCCATGTCGATGCCCTCATCCGATGTTCGACAGTTTCAGCAGGTGGCGCAGGTCGTTGAGCAAGTCCTTGCCCTTGACCCGGGCGTCGTAGCGCAGCACCAGGTTGCTGTGGGGGTCGATGATCCACAGTTGGGCGCCGCCGGAGCCCTGGGCGCCTTTCTGATAGGCCGGCAGGTCCAGTGGATAACGTTGCAGTTGTGGGTATTCGCGCTGCAGTTGGGCGTCATACTCGGCGTCCAGCGGTTGTGCGATCGCCAGGGCATGGCTGGCGCGGCCGGCTTCGCGGCCCAGGCCGATCTGCACCTGGCGGGCCAGGTACACCAGTTGCCGGCAATCCACCGAACATTCCTGTGGCGCCGTGACCAGGATCTGCCAGCGCTGCTCATCGGCCTGCACGCCAATCTCGGCGCGGGTCTGGCCGTTGCCGATCAGCTCACCGTGGTAGCTGCGGCTGTCAGGCACCCAGAACTGGAACTTGTACATGCCGGTGGCCAGGATCATCGGGCCGATCACCCCGAGCACGATCAACAGCAATTGCACGCGGCCCTTGCGACGGTTGGGTGTCACGGGCGCCTCAGACGTGTTGGTTGGATTCATGGTGCTTCCCATGGTGTCTCCCTGCGTTGTGCCATCCGAGATAAAGGAACAGGCCGAACAGTGCCGCCGCCATGGCGAACCACTGCACGGCATAGCCGAGGTGTTTTTCCGGGCCCATGGCCACCACCGGCCAATCGGTCCGGTAGGCGCCAGGGCCGCTTTGTTGGCGTAATTCATAGTTGAAGCCGTTGCGGTCCAGTTCGGCCCAGAGCTTGTCCGGCTCGATGGCGGTGACCAGTCGCGGCCAGGGGGCGCTCGCCGGGTCGGCGTGGAGCTGGAACGTCGCGCCGGGGGCGACATAGACCCAGGCCTGGAGGCTTACGGGTTGTTCCGGTGTGTTGAAGACCGGTGGAGTGCGTCGGTCGGGCCAAGGCAGCCAGCCGCGATTGACCAGCAGCCAGAGCCCGGTGCGGTGGTCGAGGAACGGTTGCAGCAACTCGACGCCAACCTTGCCGTCGTGTTGGCGGTTGTCCAGCAGGAGGCTGTGCTCGGCGTCGAACTGGCCCTGCAGCGTGACCGGCCGAAACGCCGGATCGGCGGTGTGCGCCAGCTCGGTGCTGTCCATCGGCGACGCCACGCGGCGCTCGGCGTAAGTGTCCATGAGTACACGCTTCTGTTCGCCCCGGCTCAATTGCCAGAACCCCAGGCACACCATCACCGGCACCAGCACGGCCACCACCAATGACGGCACGATGCCTGGCCGGAAACCTTTCATGGCGCCGTCCGAAAGCCATCGAACGGGATAGCTATACTCACGTGCATCGCGTCCCCCCGGAGTGTCCCTAATGCTAAAAGCAGCCATCGTCCTGATGCTGATTGCCACGGTTGCCAGCCTGTTCAGCGGCCTGTTTTTTCTGGTCAAGGACGACAGCAGTTCCAATCGCCTGGTCATCGCCCTGGCGATTCGGGTCAGTCTGGCCGCCGCCACCGTCGGCTTGATCGCCTGGGGTTTTTTCAGCGGCCAGTTGGTGTCCCAAGCGCCCTGGTAACGGCTGCCTCAGAGGATGTAGACGAAGAAGAACAAGCCGATCCACACCACATCGACGAAGTGCCAGTACCAGCTCGCGGCCTCGAAGCCGAACTGATGCTCGTTGTCGAAATGCCCGCGCATGATGCGCATCAGCATCACGAACAAAATGATCGTGCCGATGGTGACGTGGGCGCCGTGGAACCCGGTGAGCATGAAGAACGTCGCGCCGTAGATGCCCGAGCCCAACGTCAGGCCCAGTTCTTTATAGGCGTGGATGTATTCCTCGGCCTGGAAGCCCAGGAAGGCGCAACCCAGCAGCACCGTGATCGCCAGCCAGATTTTCAGCGCGCCGCGATGGCCTTTTTTCAGGGCATGGTGGGCGATGGTCACGGTGACGCTGGAACTGACCAGCAGGATGGTGTTGAGCAGCGGCAACCCCCACGGGCTGATCACATCCTTGGGCGGTGGGAACAGCTTGGGATCGGGGTTGTTCAACAACGGCCAGACGTATTCGAAGTTCGGCCAGAGCATCTCCGACAAACCCTTGCTGCCTTCCCCCGCCAGGCCCGGCGCCGAGATCGTGCGCACATAGAA from Pseudomonas beijingensis includes the following:
- the cyoE gene encoding heme o synthase; this translates as MATLTGERHNQAIWRDYLELTKPKVVVLMLITSLVGMFLATRAGVPWTVLVFGNLGIALCAGGAAAVNHVVDRRIDAVMARTHKRPLAEGRVSPAAALTFALALAVAGQALLLAFTNPLTAWLTLASLLGYAVVYTGFLKRATPQNIVIGGLAGAAPPLLGWVAATGHVSAEPLLLVLIIFAWTPPHFWALAIHRKEEYAKADIPMLPVTHGEHYTKIHILLYTLVLLAVSLMPFVIHMSGMLYLVCALVLGARFLQWAVVLYRGSRPHAAINTFKYSIWYLFLLFIALLVDHYLLLSL
- a CDS encoding COX15/CtaA family protein, whose product is MAKPGFRLALFATLLALIVVLLGAYTRLTHAGLGCPDWPGCYGFISVPKSEAQLAHAELHFPDAPVEAHKGWNEMVHRYFAGALGLMITVLAARAWMNRRHPGLPLKLPLFLLAVVFAQAAFGMWTVTLKLWPQVVTGHLLGGFATLSLLFLLTLRLSGVLPALTVPKRLQHWATAGLLLVIGQIALGGWVSSNYAAVACIDFPTCHGQWLPPADFANGFHLTQHIGPNYLGGQLDSDARTAIHLTHRIGALLVTVVLLGLAWQLKTVGMTRLAGLVLTALAAQITLGISNVLFHLPLPVAVAHNAGGAALLLTLVLVNYHARTSLVRVKHQVPLRWRFNPHKHSVSPITIKGEMPWQP
- a CDS encoding SURF1 family protein, coding for MKGFRPGIVPSLVVAVLVPVMVCLGFWQLSRGEQKRVLMDTYAERRVASPMDSTELAHTADPAFRPVTLQGQFDAEHSLLLDNRQHDGKVGVELLQPFLDHRTGLWLLVNRGWLPWPDRRTPPVFNTPEQPVSLQAWVYVAPGATFQLHADPASAPWPRLVTAIEPDKLWAELDRNGFNYELRQQSGPGAYRTDWPVVAMGPEKHLGYAVQWFAMAAALFGLFLYLGWHNAGRHHGKHHESNQHV
- a CDS encoding twin transmembrane helix small protein, whose translation is MLKAAIVLMLIATVASLFSGLFFLVKDDSSSNRLVIALAIRVSLAAATVGLIAWGFFSGQLVSQAPW
- a CDS encoding cytochrome c oxidase subunit 3: MATHEHYYVPAQSKWPIIATVGMFVTVYGLATWFNDLKAARPDSHGPLIFFVGGLLVAYMLFGWFGAVIKESRAGLYSAQLDRSFRWGMSWFIFSEVMFFIAFFGALFYVRTISAPGLAGEGSKGLSEMLWPNFEYVWPLLNNPDPKLFPPPKDVISPWGLPLLNTILLVSSSVTVTIAHHALKKGHRGALKIWLAITVLLGCAFLGFQAEEYIHAYKELGLTLGSGIYGATFFMLTGFHGAHVTIGTIILFVMLMRIMRGHFDNEHQFGFEAASWYWHFVDVVWIGLFFFVYIL